A region of Aquarana catesbeiana isolate 2022-GZ linkage group LG08, ASM4218655v1, whole genome shotgun sequence DNA encodes the following proteins:
- the LOC141106510 gene encoding uncharacterized protein, whose translation MESKSDINPTDNREGHRETPCTRTGQPTGNVYDVVTSGALQTIDTGDRIPCKDSDTVSQPNLSRRRQSTGGHDCLATIHIKKEVPLNKKCPTDLATSTAAEPSSVLVKKEPDWGDKEDFTSPADSSQLNLESVQVKEEALSSDEDGLGNIMTFTVPDGSVPQYLQELATNRASQGGFVCLRCNLHFSDEANLLDHWKSHKGADVEPPVDGPNDEGKPPELFICTYLDCQRHFINKAGLKTHQKSHKKANMPLNLTLESSCLIDKQKLADLFICSYSKCQKLFLSRDDLLTHQKCHQGEHLVSPLDGSCSPDQKTSTKLFICSHCGKSYNHISLFKVHLRVHTGDKPFSCSDCGKCFTRKSELIAHQRIHTGEKPYACSACGKRFTNQSGVIAHERIHTGEKPFACTDCGKHFTDRSGLYTHKRVHTGERPFECSDCSKRFQTRSLLITHQRTHTGETPFPCLECGKSFARSSVLSAHQRTHTQEKPHVCKECGKRFASNTNLETHQRIHSGEKPFVCPDCGKRFSDRSCFSVHKRVHTGIQPYTCAQCGKSFPSRSHLIRHERIHTGEKPFSCPVCSKSFNCKTSLVGHQLIHTGEKPFSCPDCGKCFRGRSAVITHRRIHTGEKPFSCLECGKCFSDQSGLITHRKIHRGNKQYECPDCGKCFVLKHYLTRHLTTHTVRVPVT comes from the coding sequence ATGGAATCTAAAAGTGACATCAACCCCACCGACAATAGAGAAGGTCACAGAGAGACGCCATGTACAAGGACTGGGCAGCCTACTGGGAACGTATATGATGTGGTCACCTCTGGTGCCTTGCAGACCATTGATACTGGGGACCGGATACCATGTAAAGATAGTGATACAGTCTCACAACCTAACCTATCCAGGAGAAGACAATCTACGGGTGGACATGATTGTTTGGCAACGATCCATATTAAAAAGGAAGTCCCTTTAAACAAGAAGTGTCCGACAGACCTGGCTACTTCTACAGCAGCTGAACCAAGCTCTGTTCTCGTTAAAAAAGAGCCAGATTGGGGTGATAAGGAGGATTTCACCAGTCCAGCAGATTCTTCCCAGCTCAATCTTGAATCCGTTCAAGTTAAAGAAGAAGCGTTGTCTTCTGATGAAGATGGTCTAGGGAACATTATGACTTTTACAGTTCCAGATGGTTCCGTTCCTCAATACCTGCAGGAACTTGCTACCAACCGGGCTTCACAAGGAGGGTTTGTTTGCTTGCGGTGTAACTTACACTTTTCCGATGAAGCCAATCTTTTAGATCATTGGAAGAGTCACAAAGGGGCAGATGTGGAGCCACCTGTAGATGGTCCAAATGACGAAGGGAAGCCACCAGAACTCTTTATATGTACTTACTTGGATTGCCAGAGACACTTTATAAATAAGGCAGGTCTTAAGACTCACCAGAAGAGTCATAAAAAAGCGAACATGCCCTTAAATCTAACCCTAGAAAGTTCTTGTCTAATCGATAAACAGAAGTTAGCGGACCTCTTTATTTGTTCTTATTCCAAGTGCCAGAAGCTCTTTTTGAGCAGGGATGATCTACTGACTCATCAGAAATGTCACCAAGGAGAACATTTAGTGTCACCTCTAGATGGGTCTTGTTCACCGGACCAGAAAACATCAACTAAACTCTTTATATGTTCACACTGTGGGAAGTCATATAACCATATATCACTTTTTAAGGTGCACctgagggttcacactggagacaaaCCATTTTCCTGCAGTGACTGTGGCAAATGTTTCACCCGCAAATCAGAGCTGATTGCCCATCAAAGGATTCATACGGGGGAGAAGCCCTATGCTTGTTCGGCATGCGGCAAGAGGTTCACTAACCAATCCGGCGTGATTGCACATGAGAGAATCCACACAGGTGAGAAACCCTTCGCCTGTACCGATTGCGGGAAACATTTTACAGATCGGTCTGGGCTTTATACGCACAAACGGGTCCACACCGGGGAGCGCCCCTTTGAATGTTCAGATTGCAGCAAGCGCTTTCAGACTCGATCGCTTTTGATCACCCACCAGCGAACCCACACGGGGGAGACCCCATTCCCATGCCTAGAGTGTGGGAAAAGCTTTGCAAGAAGCTCTGTCCTTTCGGCGCACCAAAGGACGCACACACAAGAGAAGCCGCACGTCTGTAAAGAGTGCGGGAAGAGGTTTGCCAGCAACACCAATTTGGAGACCCACCAAAGAATCCACTCTGGCGAGAAGCCGTTCGTTTGCCCCGACTGCGGGAAACGTTTTTCAGACCGTTCATGCTTCTCTGTGCACAAACGGGTTCACACCGGCATCCAGCCTTACACTTGCGCCCAGTGTGGAAAGAGTTTCCCAAGTCGCTCGCACCTCATCCGGCATGAGCGGATTCACACGGGAGAGAAACCATTTTCATGCCCCGTGTGCTCAAAGAGCTTCAACTGTAAAACCAGTTTGGTGGGCCACCAGCTTATCCATACAGGGGAGAAACCTTTCTCTTGCCCGGACTGTGGCAAATGTTTCCGGGGCCGGTCGGCTGTCATCACCCATAGGAGGATTCACACGGGTGAAAAACCCTTTTCCTGTTTGGAGTGTGGGAAGTGCTTCTCTGACCAGTCAGGTCTTATCACACATCGGAAGATTCATCGTGGCAATAAGCAGTACGAGTGCCCGGACTGCGGCAAATGCTTTGTGCTGAAGCACTACCTGACTCGGCATTTAACAACGCACACAGTTAGAGTCCCTGTTACGTga